The sequence AAGaaatggagcttcagcatcagcatcagcctttacagtgaatattcagggttgatttctttcaggattgactggtttgatcccagtCTTCTCCAGCGCTGGAGaagaccacactttgaaagcacctattcttcagccctcagtcttctttatggtaccACTCTCACAAActtacatgactactaggaaaaccatacCTTTAGCTGTTTGgctctttgtcagcaaagtgatatctctgctttttaatacactctctaggtttgtcatagctttccttccaaggagcaggcatcttttaatttcaatgtccatagtgattttggagcccaagaaaaataaaatctatcattgcttccacttttttcccatctatttgccatgaagtgatgggaccagataccataatctttgttttttgaatgttgagttttaagtcattgttttcactctcttctttcaccttcatcaagagattctttagttcctcttcatttctgccattagggtggtaccatctgcatatctgaggtttttgttatttcttaaggcaatcttgattccagcttgggcttcatccagtctggaatttagcatgatgtactctgcatatacaagttaaataaacatggtgacaatatacaaccttgatgtactcatttcccaattttgaaccagtccattgttccaagtcTGATCctgactgttgtttcttgactgcatacaggtttatcaggaggcagataaTGTGGTATGGTATTtgcatctttttaagaatttcccacagttcattgtgatccacacagtcaaagggttttgcatagtcaatgaagtagaagtagatatttttctgaaattctcttgcttttttttctataatccaactgatgttggcaacttgatttctggttcctctgccctttctaaatccagcttgtacatctggaagttctcagttcatgtctgttgaaagtgaaagtgaagtcgctcagtcatgtccgactctgcgactccatggactgtcacctaccaggcttcttcatccatggaattttccaggtaagaacactggagtgggttgccatttccttctccaggggattttcccgacccagggatcgaatctgggtctcccacactgcagacagacgctttaccatctggtgaagcctagcttaaaggattttgagcatttccttgCAAGCTTGTATAATGAGCATAATTGcatggtagtctgagcattctttgtcattgccatTCTTTCAggttggaatgaaatctgaccttttccagtcttgtgaccacGTGTGAGTtatccaagtttgctggcatattgagtgcagcattttaacagcatcatttttaagatttgaaataattcagctggaattccatcccctccactagctttgttcatagtagtccTTTccaaggtccacttgacttcacactataggatgtctggctctaagtttgtgatgacaccatcgtggttatccagatcattaagacAGTTTTGTACAATTAAGCTATATCtgtagaaaaaaattcaaaacaagtatactactatttttcacattattttcccaggtgactcagtgctaaagaatctgccagccaatgtaggagacacaagagacacaggttccatccaaGATTTGGGAAGATcgactggaggaagaaatggcaacccaatttcagtattcttgcggggaaaattccatggacagaggagcctggcagattgtggtccaagggacttgcaaagagttggacatgattgagcaactgagcatggcaCATTATTTTCCACATTAATACTTTAAGTCAtaattaatacatattaatacTTTAAGTCATAAATACTTAATGGCAAATATTTAGAAAGTACCACCTTTTCAAATCCTTGTGCCATGAAgtttagaaaacacaaaataaacattGCTCTAATTTCTGAGGCCTTAAATTTAGTACAGAGATTTCTTacataaacaaattaatttaactcagaaaaaaaaaatgcattgtttAGAGGATGTGAAGGTGacatgaaattaatgaaataccCTTTGGTATGTGGTTGGATAATAGGAGTAAGATAATGTTTGGTGTTGATGGCTGCCAATATTGTAGTGCTGACAATAACAGAGCATCATTATCTGTGACAGATAAAGAGCAGAAACAACCTAACATTTATCCAACTGGACAATGGGTCAGTATAGTGTGTaatatccataaaataaaatattactgtgCCCTTCAATGAAACAGAATTCTGATTCTGACACAtgaacaacatggatgagccttgataatatttcactgaagaaaaaaagtttgagagaagaaaaaatacactACATAGTgcatgattctgtttatatgcaAGACTAAGAATAAGACACTGCACAGAGTCAGAatatagattagtggttgccagggctggGGTCAGCAGGGACAGGGAATGAGACTAATAGGTATAGGCTTCTTACTGaattgatgaaaatgttctgtaggtagatagtggtgatgactgaaaagccttgaaaacaagataaaactgaaacaaacaaacaaaaacctatatacattaaaagggtgaattttatggcatatgtaatataagtattatatttcaatataaaagaaaatacagctaGAGTGTAGTTATACTCCTAAATGAGGTATGAAGGAGAATGTTTCAAAAACacaatgaataatgcaaagaagtTAGAAGTGATGGAGGGAGGGATCTTTTTGAGTTTCTTTAGGTTTCCTGGTTTACTAGAGGAGGAGGAAATAGTTTCAGGGTAACTGTCAAGCAGTCCTACAATTTGCAGttttcttcccaacacagagcaATTTGGTAACAACAGTGAAGCACAAAAACTCAGCTGGGGCTAAGTTGTTTTGAACTCTCAAGGGAAtatagagaaacagaaatataattaATGAAGTGTTTATATAACATCAAAGCCTAAGGGCAGTAGCTCTGGGATTTAAGTCCCAATGTACCTGGTAAAATAAAAGACCATCTGCCAgggttcttccctggtggttcagatggtaaagcgtctgcttgcagtgcaagagAGCTAGGTTTGCTCCcgggatggggaagatccccgggagaacggaatggcaacccactccagtattcttgcctggagatttccgtggacaggggagccaggcaaggtcacatggggtcacaaagagctggacacggctgagtgactagcactcaCTGGTTGTTATTCAGCTACTCAAGCCCTGCTCATCTCAGGTAGGTTTCTAGGTCCTAACTTAAAGAATATAGGAGAAAATACTTAAGTTTTTGAGAAAAGCAAagtttttgtaaatgaaatattttatgccTGCCTATTCTCTAAAAGGTGCATTTAATGGTTagtaataatattttcttctcagaATTGAATGAGTCTGAACTTGTTAATATCCACAcataattacttttaatttatttcattttgtcctTGGTTCATGGGAAAGCCTTTACTCTTTTTATCATTTGGTAagtattaaaaaacaatttaaagtatatattgttttattgaaaaaataatgtaggtaccacagtaaaattaaaaacatgtacAAATTCATCTCCACGTGAACCATACATGTGccctgggggtcgcaaagagttggacatgactgagcaactgaactgaactgaactgaaggaaaaagtCTATTACTTACATTCTATTCTcagatacattaaatatatatatacatattcacacacataaatacatacatataacatAGAGAGAAgtctatgtattttaaaagtatttactgTCActctttttatttacattttattaaattaaaggaGATTTAAAATCTAAAGTGATGCAAATGTACGTGGTACATtctgttgcttttatttccttttaacttttttcttccaCTGGTCAATAGATTCATCCCTTGACTACAACTACTACAAAAAGAGATAATGAGCACTGTGGGAAAGCAATTATAAATTTCTAGCAAAAAGGTAAATAATACTTATTTCATGTATCTCCAAATACTAAACACAACATAAACTAAAATCTgtaccatatttttatttttattaacattagTCAGTGTTATTGTTTCTGGAACTAAGCTAAAGACTCAAACTGATCATGTGTTTTTGAGAAACATAAATTTTGTAATTATCTTTTCTAATCATTTTTCATACTTCTCTAATCATGTATTCAAGTGAATATTTTCAAGCATAGAAAATGCTTAGTCTCATGTCTTAAACCTGGCTTCTCTACCACTGGTGTCTCTTacaaattattttgaagaaataaggAGAGTGAAATTGACCAATATCTACCCACTGAGATAAGGAAAATAATGCTCAGACAGGAGATTGTAGAAAGTAGCATACCTCATGAATGATATCTAAATTTATATCACTATTTCTCAAAGTTCAATTccagataatttttattattgcttAGTATACAGCTATCCCTCTTCAAGTGTACGTTCACCTATcatgaattattttctaaatataaaaatataattatagaaaaaaatcatgatCTATCTTATGATATTTTGCAGATGTGCAGAAGTGTTACACATAACATGTCCTTTTCTTGATCACTTTCTAAACgttagaaaagaacaaagaagaatgAGTAGAGAGAATTGTTCCTCCTTTACTGAGTTCATTTTCTTGGGAATTACTGATAACACTGAGAACAAAGTGATCCTATTTACAATGTTTCTCCTTGTTTATCTCATCAACCTTCTGGCAAATCTTGGAATGATAACCCTGATTCGGATGGATCCCCAGCTGCACAcgcccatgtactttttcctcagccACCTCTCCTTCTGTGACCTCTGCTATTCCACAGCCATCGGCCCTAAGATGCTCGTGGACCTATTTGCCAAGATCAAATCAATCCCCTCCTATGGCTGTGCTCTGCAATTCTTGGTTTTCTGTACCTTTGTAGAttctgagtgtctcctgctggcagtgatggcctatgaccggtaCAAGGCCGTCAGCAGCCCCTTGCTCTATGCGGTCAGCATGTCCAGCAGGCTGTGCTCCCTGCTCATGGCGGGGGTTTACCTGGTGGGGGTGATAGATGCTTTGATAAACACGACATTAGCATTCCGCTTATGCTTCTGTGGGTCAAATGAGATTAACCACTTTTTATGTGATGTTCCTCCTCTCCTGTTGATATCTTGCTCAGACACACAGGTCAATGAGTTAGTGATATTCATGATTTTTGGCTTTATTGAATTAAGCTCCATTTCAGGAGTCCTTGTCTCTTATTGTTATATCATCCTATCAGTCTTGAAGATCCATTCTGCTGAAGGGAGGTTCAAAGCTTTCTCCACCTGTACCTCCCACCTAACTGCTGTGGCAATtttccagggaactctgctctttatgtatttcaggCCGAGTTCTTCGTACTCTCTAGATGAAGACAAAATGACCTCATTGTTTTACACTCTTGTGATTCCTATGTTAAATCCTCTGATTTACAGCCTAAGGAACAAAGATGTAAAACAGGCCctggaaaaattgaaaaataaatggttTTAGTTATCTGTATTAGGCATTTGTGTACATATGTGCATTCATATAATATATTGATTGTTgatttactaaaattaaaagaatacatGAGAATAATTTCtcaaattcttaaagtgatattTGTATTAAATCCTAATTTTGCTTCCCCCACACATGTCATGTTTCATAATGCTTtaaggatttatatatatatatatgtgtgtgtgtatgtgtatctataatacatatatatatatacatacatatatataaatgtaatatatatatacttattatatgtatgtgtgtgtatatatgtatatatacatacatacgtatatatatatatggcacttTGTCTATGTGAAAAAGGTTTCTGTCTTTTCCATTGTAGtaatttttgttcattgtttaATTCAAGCATTGTTTTCAATTACACTAAGATTTATTGTGCATTTACTCAGTGATCTTTGAGCCTGTAgcctttttatatattattatagatCTTATAGTTTATGCACTACTGAAGTTagtactaaaaacaaacaaaaaacagtcaaGTAATAATTCACAATTGGCCTCAAATTCATCACGAAATAAAACATAAAGGGCtataatttcaaaacaaaaatatctaaAACTAGCCAAAAAGGAAAGTTACTTTGGATAGAGATATtcagtcaaattttaaaaaggttcaatcagggaaatgaaaaggtTGTAGTCAGAGGATCTGACAGTTATTCAGATTTTgaagtggcatcaccgactcaatggacttgagtttaagtaaactttgggcattggtgatggacagggaggcctggcgtgctacagtccatggggtcgcaaagagttggacacaactgagcaactgagctgaactgaaatgaagtgtATACGTCCATGTATTTAGAAGTCATGTTTGCTACAACATGGAAGAACTGTGAGGccatgtgctaagtgaaatattaaTACAGAGGGAGACAAGTACTATATGATctcacatatatgtagaatctaaaaagtcaaattcagaaattccctggcagcccactgATTAGAACTCAATGCTTTCACTAACTGggtccagtttgatccctgatcagggaactaagatcctggcaagCTGAGTGctacagtcaaaaaaaaagagatgaaattcATACAAACAGAACGAGTTGAATGTTGCTAAGGCCTGAAAGGTAGGGGAAATTGGTGATATTGGTAAAACTGTACAAGCTTTGTTATTTGATGAATAATTCAGGGGAATCTAAATGTATATGGTGACTCTAGTTAACAATAATGAAAACTTGAGAAATTTGTGGAAAAAAATGTAGCTCTTAACCCCCCTCACTATATACACACTCAGAATGGGAAACTATGAGGCAAAGCATGTGTTAATCAACCTTACTGTGGTAACCATCTCACAAATGTAGACATATATCACGTTGTGCACTTATAATTACACGTGGAATTAGCCAATTACATTTGAATAAAGTTAGATAAAAATAAGATATCTAAAGATTAGATTATAAAGATATACAGAAGAGCTGTCTACTTGTTAAAGTACAATAGAGTGCTGTTGTTATCAgctatcaattcttctgcacttctTCCAAgacaattttctttccttcctcctcattGTCAACCCTGGTTAAATGCCCACCTCTCTATGGTTTACAATCACCTTTAAGGCGTTGCTTTATATCACCCTGTTTGTGAGCATTCTTTGCTAAAGAACTGAGCATTCATTCCATCGTTGTTAACCAAGCACTGAATTTTGCCTgggatataaaataaatgaatatgaatttATCTAAAAACAGTAGGCAATATTTTTTGACTATTACTTATATCTCGATAACCCAAAATTATCTGAAGATTCGTTAAATAccttaacacacatacacacatagacacataccTCACAACAGTGTATacatattgtatgtatatacacaacagTTTTTTGGAAGGTGCATAAAATTGTTGTGGACACTAAGATAATATTCTTATAAagatatatgtatttgttaattGCACTACAAGTAAGAAGCTATCATTTCTTGATATTTGACTATTACATCTGACTTTGATATGGCTTCCTGAAGGCTAAAacactgaatcagtttgctgagAAAGCTAGGCTGCAATccaattatatatttgaaatatcatAAACTACTGAAGAACACTCTTATTTACACATTAAAATTGTAAAGTTAAA comes from Dama dama isolate Ldn47 chromosome 1, ASM3311817v1, whole genome shotgun sequence and encodes:
- the LOC133055682 gene encoding olfactory receptor 5W2-like translates to MSRENCSSFTEFIFLGITDNTENKVILFTMFLLVYLINLLANLGMITLIRMDPQLHTPMYFFLSHLSFCDLCYSTAIGPKMLVDLFAKIKSIPSYGCALQFLVFCTFVDSECLLLAVMAYDRYKAVSSPLLYAVSMSSRLCSLLMAGVYLVGVIDALINTTLAFRLCFCGSNEINHFLCDVPPLLLISCSDTQVNELVIFMIFGFIELSSISGVLVSYCYIILSVLKIHSAEGRFKAFSTCTSHLTAVAIFQGTLLFMYFRPSSSYSLDEDKMTSLFYTLVIPMLNPLIYSLRNKDVKQALEKLKNKWF